From Methanobacteriaceae archaeon, the proteins below share one genomic window:
- a CDS encoding PAS domain S-box protein encodes MVKVLIVEDKSIESRGLKRTLESFGYEVPYVASSNKEAVEKVLEIKTDLILIDIVKGDIGSIETVSKIKKLDIPVIFLTAHSKEIKIEKIKLTEPHEFIFKPYTPLELKYAIELAIYKKQMKNELNECINNEFLGNIMENIPNMIFIKSADKLQFEMVNKAGEELLGHSREELVGKTDYDFFPKEEADFFTQKDREVLQNKKLLDIPEEIIETKNFGQRVLHTKKIPIFNKEGNPQYLLGISEDITELKKTEKSLVNAKYNAELNVKERSAEKLESEEELRVSLYNRSLLEVNIDPLFIIGPDGKITDLNKAVELVTGYARDQIIGRDFSDYFTNPDKARTIYKEVFLEGFVKDYPLEIRHKNGDITPVLYNASIYKDEKDQIIGVFAAARDITERKNAEIQIQRLANIIGSSDDAIISKTLEGMITSWNRGAEAIYGYSSEEVVGKNSSMLAPNHLKEERKQITEKIKEGIRVFHHDTTRIRKDGTEINLSISESPLLDAYGNLIGISTIQRDITDRKNAEEALKFIQLYTRSLLEVNIDPLFIIGPDGKITDLNKSVELVTGYSRDQIISTDFSVYFTDSDKAKKVYEEVFLKGSVKDYPLEIKHKNGDITPVLYNASIYKDEKDQVIGVFAAARDITQLKKVEEQLQEHMDNLEITVEKRTNELTNANILLKDEIKERKEAEKQLLKAIKEKEMLLREIHHRVYNNMQIISSLLSLESSQVFDKRDNSLFMKAQDRITSMGLIHGILYQSNDLSSIKFKEYLTSLASQLFTIYASDSNIKFVTDIVDTSLNMETAIPLGLIINELVINSLKYAFPDSEGEIFISLHSKGEEIELIIKDNGVGLPEGMGIKKPTKLGFELVNSLIKQLEAKIEFNRNHGSEFKIKFKELQYEERL; translated from the coding sequence ATGGTCAAAGTTCTTATAGTTGAGGATAAGAGCATAGAATCCAGAGGTCTTAAGCGTACACTAGAATCTTTTGGTTATGAAGTCCCGTATGTCGCTTCCAGTAACAAAGAAGCTGTGGAGAAAGTTTTAGAGATTAAAACAGATCTTATTTTGATAGATATTGTTAAAGGCGATATAGGTAGTATTGAAACTGTTTCTAAGATTAAAAAGTTGGATATACCTGTAATATTTTTAACTGCTCATTCTAAAGAAATTAAAATTGAAAAAATCAAACTCACAGAACCACATGAATTTATTTTTAAACCCTACACTCCTCTTGAACTTAAATATGCCATAGAGCTTGCCATTTACAAAAAACAGATGAAAAATGAATTGAATGAATGCATTAATAATGAATTTCTGGGAAATATCATGGAAAATATTCCCAACATGATTTTTATAAAAAGTGCGGACAAACTTCAATTTGAAATGGTTAACAAGGCAGGGGAAGAATTGCTGGGGCATTCCAGAGAAGAATTAGTGGGTAAAACGGACTATGACTTTTTTCCAAAAGAAGAAGCGGATTTTTTCACACAAAAAGATAGGGAAGTTCTTCAAAACAAGAAATTATTAGATATTCCCGAAGAAATTATTGAAACCAAAAATTTTGGTCAAAGAGTATTACACACTAAAAAAATCCCTATTTTTAATAAAGAAGGAAACCCCCAATATCTCCTGGGTATATCAGAAGACATCACCGAACTAAAAAAAACAGAAAAATCTCTGGTCAATGCAAAATATAATGCAGAATTAAATGTCAAAGAGAGATCTGCCGAAAAATTAGAATCTGAAGAAGAATTAAGGGTGAGTCTTTATAATAGGAGTTTGCTTGAGGTTAATATTGATCCTTTATTCATTATTGGTCCTGATGGAAAGATTACTGATCTTAATAAAGCTGTTGAGTTAGTAACGGGTTATGCGCGGGACCAGATTATTGGACGGGATTTTTCTGATTATTTCACCAATCCCGATAAAGCAAGGACTATTTATAAAGAAGTGTTTCTTGAAGGGTTTGTAAAAGATTATCCTCTGGAAATTCGGCATAAAAATGGTGATATAACTCCGGTTTTGTATAATGCTTCAATATATAAAGATGAAAAAGATCAAATTATAGGAGTTTTCGCAGCAGCAAGAGATATCACTGAACGTAAAAATGCAGAAATACAAATCCAAAGACTGGCAAATATTATAGGATCATCAGATGATGCCATTATCAGTAAAACTCTAGAAGGAATGATAACTTCATGGAACAGGGGTGCGGAAGCCATATATGGCTATTCATCTGAAGAAGTTGTTGGAAAAAACAGTTCCATGCTTGCACCTAATCACCTGAAAGAAGAAAGAAAGCAGATTACTGAGAAGATTAAAGAGGGAATTAGGGTTTTCCACCATGATACTACTCGAATAAGGAAGGATGGTACTGAAATAAATCTATCCATCTCTGAATCTCCACTTTTGGATGCCTATGGAAACCTGATTGGAATTTCAACAATTCAAAGAGACATTACTGATCGTAAAAATGCAGAAGAAGCATTGAAATTTATCCAGCTTTATACTAGGAGTTTGCTTGAGGTTAATATTGATCCTTTATTTATTATTGGTCCTGATGGGAAGATAACTGATCTTAATAAATCTGTTGAATTAGTTACGGGTTATTCTAGGGACCAGATTATCAGCACTGATTTTTCAGTATATTTTACTGATTCTGATAAAGCAAAAAAGGTATACGAAGAAGTGTTCCTAAAAGGTTCTGTTAAAGATTATCCTCTTGAAATTAAGCATAAAAATGGTGATATAACTCCGGTTTTGTATAATGCTTCAATATATAAAGATGAAAAAGATCAGGTTATAGGGGTTTTTGCAGCGGCAAGAGACATCACCCAACTCAAAAAAGTGGAAGAACAACTTCAGGAACATATGGATAATCTTGAGATAACAGTTGAAAAACGAACAAATGAACTGACTAATGCTAATATTTTACTAAAAGATGAAATTAAAGAACGTAAAGAAGCTGAAAAGCAATTATTAAAAGCTATAAAAGAAAAAGAGATGCTATTAAGGGAAATACATCATAGGGTTTATAACAATATGCAGATTATTTCCAGCCTCTTGAGTCTGGAATCTTCTCAGGTTTTTGATAAAAGAGATAATTCACTTTTTATGAAAGCTCAGGATAGGATTACATCTATGGGTCTTATTCATGGGATTCTTTACCAATCAAACGATCTTTCAAGTATTAAATTTAAAGAATATTTAACTAGCTTGGCCTCTCAACTTTTTACCATATATGCATCCGATTCTAACATCAAATTTGTAACTGATATTGTTGATACTTCACTCAACATGGAAACAGCCATACCGCTTGGTCTTATCATAAATGAACTAGTAATCAACAGTCTGAAATACGCATTTCCTGATTCGGAAGGTGAAATATTCATATCTTTGCATTCTAAGGGTGAAGAAATTGAATTGATAATTAAAGATAATGGTGTGGGATTACCCGAAGGTATGGGAATTAAAAAACCAACAAAACTAGGATTTGAATTAGTAAACAGCTTAATTAAACAACTTGAAGCAAAAATTGAATTTAATCGAAATCATGGATCTGAATTCAAAATCAAATTTAAAGAATTACAGTATGAAGAGAGATTATAA
- a CDS encoding MFS transporter, translating to MDNKSNPSETGWTAILIVSLSSFIIALDSTFMNVAIGNLVVDLNTTIPTIQIIISVYALTMASLMLLGGKMQDLVGRRETYVIGAVIFGFGTAIAALSVNSTMLLIGWSILEGMGAALMTPATASIIVGIYSGKNREFALGIRTSLATAGAGFGPLVGGFLTTFFSWRWGFGLELIIIIIILLLSRKLKYFPPSMKFSDLDKWGVLLSSLGILIFVIGILSINSIENLEVPAFIMGIGILLLILFYFREKRVINRDEMPLTDIRLFRNRNFALGTLCRLVLNLALAGAVFILPVFFQQETGADAFTTGLAILPLTIGVLIFSLASSKISNRIAPHHLISIGFLIALLSSYYLSSQFDLDTHVYNIIPGTLFLGMGLGLALPLTANVILSSASSDKQADATGIMSTSSNLGSAMGTAVIGIILILGTINGLYSAYDQVYPGQFTKSEINQKLDIYQEKKNTTTYEVLQGNKNSLLYTIINKTVRSAMKTAFVFVSIIFLISFIISLFIKPLKLQ from the coding sequence TTGGACAATAAATCTAATCCTTCTGAAACAGGTTGGACTGCTATTTTAATTGTTTCATTATCTTCATTTATTATTGCACTTGATTCTACATTTATGAATGTAGCTATTGGCAATCTGGTGGTAGATTTGAACACCACTATACCTACCATACAGATAATTATCAGTGTTTATGCTCTGACCATGGCTTCTTTAATGCTTCTCGGAGGTAAGATGCAGGATTTGGTGGGCAGAAGAGAAACATACGTAATTGGGGCGGTTATTTTTGGATTTGGAACAGCCATTGCTGCTTTGAGTGTTAACTCCACCATGTTATTAATTGGGTGGTCCATCTTAGAAGGAATGGGAGCAGCTCTGATGACACCGGCTACTGCTTCCATCATAGTGGGCATCTATAGTGGAAAGAATCGTGAATTTGCACTGGGAATAAGGACATCATTAGCTACTGCCGGTGCGGGTTTTGGCCCACTTGTAGGAGGATTTTTAACTACTTTCTTCAGCTGGAGATGGGGTTTTGGACTTGAGCTGATCATTATAATAATTATTCTTTTATTGTCCCGAAAATTGAAATACTTCCCGCCATCAATGAAATTTTCAGATTTAGACAAATGGGGAGTGCTGTTATCTTCATTAGGAATTCTAATATTTGTCATTGGAATTTTGAGTATAAATTCTATTGAAAACTTGGAAGTACCTGCATTTATAATGGGAATAGGAATATTACTATTAATATTATTCTATTTCCGAGAAAAAAGAGTTATAAATAGGGATGAAATGCCTCTTACGGATATCAGATTGTTTAGAAATAGAAACTTTGCCCTAGGTACACTTTGCAGATTGGTACTAAATCTGGCCCTTGCAGGAGCGGTTTTCATATTACCTGTTTTTTTCCAGCAGGAGACTGGAGCCGATGCATTTACAACGGGCCTTGCTATTTTACCACTAACTATTGGGGTTTTGATCTTTTCTTTAGCCTCCTCCAAAATATCAAATCGAATTGCACCCCACCATCTCATTTCCATAGGATTTTTAATAGCCTTATTATCCAGTTATTATCTCAGTTCTCAGTTCGACTTAGATACTCATGTTTATAATATTATCCCGGGAACATTATTTCTGGGGATGGGCTTGGGTTTAGCACTGCCATTAACAGCTAATGTAATATTATCTTCTGCAAGCTCAGATAAGCAAGCTGATGCCACCGGTATTATGTCCACAAGTTCAAATCTTGGGTCAGCCATGGGAACTGCAGTTATAGGGATTATACTCATACTAGGAACCATAAATGGATTATATTCAGCTTATGATCAGGTTTATCCCGGCCAATTTACTAAAAGTGAAATCAATCAAAAATTGGACATATATCAAGAAAAAAAGAATACAACAACCTATGAAGTCTTACAAGGGAATAAAAACTCTTTATTGTATACAATTATTAACAAAACTGTCCGTAGTGCAATGAAAACTGCATTTGTTTTTGTATCTATCATATTTTTAATAAGCTTCATTATTTCACTCTTTATAAAACCATTGAAACTACAGTGA
- a CDS encoding metallophosphoesterase produces the protein MDSKKTVKSFLNVKTNIPFSDKVEDPSVIDSTECIELIFSEDLDMDTVKDGIKLYKVKSDGKEEDMGDVIDLDENSPSLIYINKLEAISEGDEYKLSITEQVKSVSGAPIREEFATYFAVDYSFNLNSEGISDLDNQRTLIICISDLHLGANDAYAELTSNRDALINFLEHIRTSPNVKELVVAGDLIDEWFIPMHLDTFNGKTQLDFTKAVASNNKPVFDAFNHIIKDGQVKVTYVPGNHDLLIDSEDIQSIMPGISETRDVRGLGVYTPSDFPELVIEHGHRYNFYCAPDYSNQTLTQTDTILPPGYFFTRMATSSVVQGRPKLDINFPPVQKNDLGETQFLYFLYWNVWKGLISDFPVEEGLDKKAINTGIDGFSDCYAIADLLPYQNSEDGPIDVKLYNGIIEGWDERQSNNLVPVKIPTDEAVLKGAFASHLDDQSGVQFFKNPDSDKRIVIFGHSHEARAITSFNEKGEKQVYINSGTWIDKNKCTMTFVVVAPPKNKDSAPTYANLYQYSPSGDIKKLESQALTNIK, from the coding sequence TTGGATTCTAAAAAAACTGTTAAATCATTTTTAAATGTTAAAACGAACATTCCTTTCAGTGATAAAGTGGAAGATCCATCGGTTATTGATTCTACAGAATGCATAGAATTAATATTCAGTGAAGATTTAGATATGGATACTGTTAAAGATGGAATAAAACTTTATAAAGTTAAATCTGATGGGAAAGAAGAAGATATGGGTGATGTAATAGATTTGGATGAGAATTCACCATCTCTTATCTATATCAATAAATTAGAGGCCATTTCAGAAGGTGATGAATATAAACTTTCTATTACAGAACAAGTAAAATCGGTAAGTGGAGCACCGATAAGAGAAGAATTTGCTACTTATTTTGCGGTGGATTATTCATTTAATCTGAATTCAGAAGGTATTTCTGATTTAGATAATCAAAGGACATTGATAATATGTATCAGTGATCTCCATTTAGGGGCCAATGATGCTTATGCTGAACTTACCAGTAACCGTGATGCTCTGATAAACTTTTTAGAACATATTAGAACATCCCCTAATGTAAAAGAACTGGTGGTAGCCGGTGATTTGATTGATGAATGGTTCATCCCCATGCATTTAGATACATTCAATGGAAAAACCCAGTTAGACTTTACCAAAGCCGTAGCTTCTAACAATAAACCAGTTTTTGATGCATTTAACCATATAATAAAAGACGGCCAAGTAAAAGTTACTTATGTGCCTGGAAATCATGATTTATTAATAGATTCTGAGGATATTCAAAGCATAATGCCCGGAATATCTGAAACTCGCGACGTGAGGGGTTTGGGAGTATATACTCCTTCTGATTTCCCAGAACTGGTCATTGAACACGGGCATCGATACAATTTTTACTGTGCCCCGGATTATTCCAACCAGACTTTAACCCAAACTGACACCATACTACCTCCAGGATACTTCTTTACCAGAATGGCCACCAGTTCAGTTGTTCAGGGCCGCCCTAAATTAGATATTAATTTTCCACCAGTTCAAAAAAATGATCTGGGAGAAACCCAATTTCTATATTTCCTTTATTGGAATGTTTGGAAAGGCCTTATCTCTGATTTCCCGGTAGAAGAAGGACTTGATAAAAAGGCCATAAATACGGGTATCGATGGATTCAGTGACTGTTATGCTATAGCTGATCTTTTACCCTACCAAAACTCAGAAGATGGTCCTATTGACGTTAAATTATATAACGGGATTATTGAAGGCTGGGATGAAAGACAAAGTAACAATTTAGTTCCGGTTAAAATTCCTACAGATGAAGCAGTTCTGAAGGGAGCTTTTGCCAGTCATCTTGATGATCAATCAGGCGTCCAATTCTTCAAAAATCCGGATTCTGATAAAAGAATTGTTATATTTGGTCATTCTCATGAGGCACGAGCCATAACTTCTTTCAATGAAAAAGGAGAAAAACAAGTCTATATAAATTCAGGTACCTGGATTGATAAAAATAAATGTACTATGACATTTGTGGTCGTTGCACCCCCTAAAAACAAAGATTCCGCCCCAACTTATGCAAATTTGTATCAATATTCTCCAAGTGGGGATATTAAAAAATTAGAGTCACAAGCACTCACTAACATTAAATAA